The Mycolicibacterium smegmatis genome has a window encoding:
- a CDS encoding LamB/YcsF family protein translates to MPSTVDLNADLGESFGVWQLGDDEAMLGLVTSANVACGFHAGDPALLLRTCRTAAQRGVAIGAQVSYRDLAGFGRRFIEVDPTDLEAEIIYQIGALQAIAHVAGSGVGYVKPHGALYNTIVGHEEQAAAVAAAVHAVDPALPVLGLPGSAFFAEARRLGLRTVSEAFADRAYRSDGTLVSRREPGAVLHDPHEIAERVAAMVTDGRVTAVDGTVIDITVESVCVHGDSPGAVRIAKAVRERLEAEPVELASFTGARSETGR, encoded by the coding sequence GTGCCGTCGACAGTCGATCTCAACGCAGACCTGGGTGAGAGCTTCGGCGTGTGGCAGCTCGGTGACGACGAGGCGATGCTCGGTCTCGTCACGAGTGCCAACGTGGCGTGCGGATTCCACGCGGGTGATCCTGCGTTGCTGCTGCGGACCTGCCGCACCGCGGCGCAGCGCGGTGTGGCGATCGGCGCACAGGTGAGTTACCGGGATCTGGCAGGGTTCGGCCGGCGCTTCATCGAGGTGGATCCAACGGACCTGGAAGCCGAGATCATCTATCAGATCGGTGCGCTGCAGGCCATCGCACACGTCGCCGGGTCAGGTGTCGGATACGTCAAACCCCATGGCGCGCTGTACAACACGATCGTCGGCCACGAAGAACAGGCCGCCGCGGTGGCCGCCGCGGTGCACGCCGTCGACCCGGCCCTGCCGGTGCTGGGCCTGCCCGGATCGGCGTTTTTCGCCGAAGCACGACGCCTCGGGTTGCGCACGGTGTCCGAAGCGTTCGCCGACCGGGCGTACCGGTCCGACGGAACACTGGTGTCCCGGCGCGAACCGGGTGCGGTGCTGCACGATCCACACGAGATCGCCGAGCGTGTGGCGGCCATGGTGACCGACGGACGCGTCACGGCGGTCGACGGGACGGTCATCGACATCACCGTGGAATCTGTGTGCGTACACGGCGATTCACCCGGCGCGGTGCGGATCGCCAAGGCCGTGCGCGAGCGCCTTGAGGCCGAGCCGGTCGAGCTGGCCTCGTTCACCGGGGCGCGGTCCGAAACCGGCCGGTGA
- the aztB gene encoding zinc ABC transporter permease AztB, whose product MNWLVAPFGSELVVRGAVAGSLVALMCAIVGTWVVLRGSVFLGDAMSHGMLPGVAAASALGGNLLAGALTAALAMAYGVSVLSRTARFSSDTSIGLLLVGMLAVGVIVVSHSNSYAVDLTAFLFGDVLGVRLGDIAVLTGALVLVAVIAFVGRRAFIAATFDVRKAATLGLSPASAGIVLTVLIAVAIVASFHVVGTLLVLGLLVAPPAAATLWAHSIGRIMLLAAVVGVVSVWLGLLLSWHAATAGGASIAAVAVALFFCSAAASAVLRRAAA is encoded by the coding sequence GTGAACTGGTTGGTTGCTCCGTTCGGCTCGGAGCTCGTCGTGCGCGGTGCTGTCGCAGGGTCGCTGGTGGCGTTGATGTGCGCGATCGTCGGGACCTGGGTGGTGTTACGCGGCTCGGTGTTCCTCGGCGACGCGATGTCGCACGGCATGCTGCCGGGCGTGGCCGCGGCATCGGCGCTCGGCGGCAATCTGCTGGCCGGCGCGCTGACCGCCGCGCTCGCGATGGCCTACGGCGTGTCCGTGCTCAGCCGAACCGCGCGGTTCTCCTCGGATACGAGCATCGGCCTTCTCCTCGTCGGCATGCTCGCGGTCGGGGTCATCGTGGTATCGCATTCGAACAGTTACGCGGTCGATCTGACCGCCTTCCTCTTCGGCGACGTGCTCGGCGTGCGGCTCGGTGACATCGCTGTGCTCACCGGCGCGCTCGTGCTCGTCGCCGTCATCGCCTTCGTCGGACGCCGGGCGTTCATCGCGGCCACCTTCGATGTGCGGAAAGCCGCGACGCTGGGGCTCAGCCCCGCATCGGCCGGCATCGTGCTGACCGTGCTGATCGCCGTCGCGATCGTCGCGTCCTTCCATGTGGTCGGCACGCTGCTGGTACTCGGCCTGCTGGTGGCACCCCCGGCGGCCGCCACGCTGTGGGCGCACTCGATCGGCCGCATCATGCTGCTCGCCGCCGTCGTCGGGGTGGTGTCGGTGTGGCTGGGCCTGCTGCTGTCCTGGCATGCCGCAACCGCAGGCGGCGCGAGCATCGCCGCCGTCGCGGTCGCACTGTTCTTCTGCTCGGCGGCAGCATCCGCGGTGTTGCGGCGGGCGGCGGCATGA
- a CDS encoding heavy metal translocating P-type ATPase — protein sequence MADLTVVSDAAGRMRVHAPWFRGDAVRAVAIEQAVDQVPGVRAVHAYPRTGSVVVWYSPRRCDRDAVRSAMTAAAGVARHLVPGRSPRSADVHNADIVRMAIGAVALILLGIRRYGFARPPLLGSTSRTLATGATIITGYPFLRGALRTLTGNRSAGTDVLVSAATVASLVLRENVVALTVLWLLNIGEYLQDLTLRRTRRAIANLLQGTQDTVWLRLADRTEIEVAVDGVRVGDQVVIHEQVAIVVDGVVCDGEAIVDQSAITGENLPVAVGPGSKVYAGSVVVRGRLVVTAEAVGSHTTIGRIITRVEEAQQHRAPIQTVGENFSRRFVPASFLLSAATLVVTRDVRRAMTMLLVACPCAVGLATPTVISAAIGNGARRGILIKGGSHLEQAGRVDAMVFDKTGTLTLGRPIVTNVVAFHKDWEPEQVLAYAASSEIHARHPLAEAVIRSTRERHIVIPPHEECEVLVGLGMRTRADGRTLLLGSPSLLRQEKVRVTSRAAAWVDKLRKRAETPLLLAVDGKLVGLISLRDEVRPEAAEVLRALRTAGVRRMVMLTGDHPDAAAAVADELGITEWRAEVLPEDKLAVVRRLHAEGHTVAVIGDGVNDAPALAAADIGIAMGLGGTDVAVETADVALASDDLRRLLDVRDLGARAVDVIQQNYAMSIAVNAIGLAVGAGGALSPVLAAVLHNASSVAVVANSARLIRYEID from the coding sequence GTGGCTGATCTGACGGTCGTATCCGACGCGGCCGGCCGCATGCGCGTACACGCGCCGTGGTTCCGCGGGGACGCCGTGCGCGCGGTCGCCATCGAACAGGCCGTCGACCAGGTGCCGGGCGTTCGCGCCGTACACGCCTATCCGCGAACAGGATCCGTGGTGGTGTGGTACTCGCCCAGGCGCTGCGACCGTGACGCGGTGCGGTCGGCCATGACAGCGGCAGCGGGGGTGGCCCGGCACCTGGTGCCCGGTCGTAGCCCCCGATCCGCCGACGTGCACAACGCCGACATCGTTCGTATGGCGATCGGCGCTGTGGCGTTGATTCTCTTGGGGATTCGTCGCTACGGATTTGCCCGGCCGCCGCTCTTGGGGTCGACCAGCCGCACCTTGGCAACGGGAGCGACGATAATCACCGGCTACCCGTTCCTGCGGGGTGCGTTACGAACTCTCACCGGCAACCGTTCCGCTGGAACGGATGTGCTGGTGTCGGCGGCCACGGTCGCGAGTCTGGTGCTGCGCGAAAACGTGGTGGCCCTTACGGTTCTGTGGCTGCTCAACATTGGCGAGTACCTCCAGGACCTGACGTTGCGGCGCACTCGCCGGGCGATCGCCAATCTGCTCCAGGGCACGCAGGACACCGTCTGGCTGCGGCTCGCGGACCGAACCGAGATCGAGGTCGCCGTGGACGGGGTGCGCGTCGGTGACCAGGTCGTGATACACGAGCAGGTTGCGATCGTGGTCGACGGCGTGGTGTGCGACGGTGAGGCGATCGTCGATCAGTCGGCGATCACCGGGGAGAACCTTCCCGTCGCGGTCGGGCCGGGTAGCAAGGTGTACGCCGGTTCGGTGGTCGTCCGCGGACGATTGGTCGTCACCGCGGAAGCGGTGGGGAGCCACACCACCATAGGTCGCATCATCACCCGGGTCGAGGAAGCGCAGCAGCATCGCGCGCCCATCCAGACGGTCGGCGAGAACTTCTCACGGCGTTTTGTCCCCGCCTCGTTCCTGCTCTCGGCCGCGACCCTCGTGGTGACGCGAGACGTGCGGCGCGCGATGACCATGCTTCTGGTGGCATGCCCGTGTGCGGTGGGACTCGCCACTCCGACGGTGATCAGCGCCGCGATCGGCAACGGCGCCCGGCGCGGCATCCTGATCAAGGGCGGTTCGCACCTGGAGCAGGCGGGCCGGGTCGACGCGATGGTGTTCGACAAGACCGGGACCCTCACCCTGGGACGGCCGATCGTCACCAATGTGGTTGCGTTCCACAAGGACTGGGAACCCGAGCAGGTGCTGGCATACGCCGCCAGCTCGGAGATCCATGCTCGTCATCCGCTGGCCGAGGCCGTGATCCGTTCCACACGGGAGCGCCACATCGTGATACCCCCGCACGAAGAGTGCGAGGTGCTCGTGGGGTTGGGCATGCGGACCAGGGCGGACGGGCGAACGTTGCTTCTCGGCAGTCCGTCGCTCTTGCGTCAGGAGAAGGTGCGTGTCACCAGTCGGGCCGCGGCATGGGTCGACAAGCTCCGCAAGCGCGCGGAAACGCCGCTGCTGCTGGCGGTTGACGGAAAGCTCGTCGGCCTGATCAGCCTCCGCGACGAGGTGAGGCCCGAGGCCGCCGAAGTCCTGCGCGCACTGCGCACGGCCGGCGTGCGCCGCATGGTGATGCTCACCGGGGATCATCCGGACGCCGCGGCCGCCGTGGCCGATGAACTGGGTATCACCGAGTGGCGTGCGGAGGTGCTGCCGGAGGACAAACTCGCGGTGGTGCGCCGGCTGCACGCCGAAGGGCACACCGTGGCGGTGATCGGTGATGGCGTCAACGATGCGCCCGCGCTCGCTGCCGCCGACATCGGTATCGCTATGGGATTGGGCGGCACCGACGTTGCCGTCGAGACCGCCGACGTCGCGCTCGCCAGTGACGATCTGCGACGGCTGCTCGACGTACGGGATCTCGGCGCCCGCGCGGTTGACGTCATACAGCAGAACTATGCGATGTCCATCGCGGTCAACGCCATCGGTCTCGCCGTCGGCGCCGGGGGCGCGTTGTCGCCGGTTCTTGCCGCCGTATTGCACAATGCGTCGTCGGTTGCGGTGGTGGCCAACAGCGCCCGGCTGATCCGGTACGAAATCGACTAG
- a CDS encoding FecCD family ABC transporter permease encodes MTVRSRLPYALVVGALVVLLLLVMTAGVAIGSVPIAPRQVWQIVLNGIHPALAEQTWPAVRTSIVLDARLPRVVLAAVVGAGLAACGMVLQAVVRNPLADPMLLGVSSGATVGAVAVLVAGAGVRQLVTLPVAAFVGALAALVAVYFLARSGGRMTTVRLILAGVAVAEVLSAVASLLIVTSDDPHKAQAALRWMLGGLGGATWRAVWIPAVVVLIGVVVLLAVTRPLNLLYTGEEAAASLGLDVHRFRAAMFVVVALMVGAMVAVSGSIGFVGLIMPHAVRFLVGADHRRALPAVALLGAAFLVVCDIAARTVGAPEELPVGVLTALVGGPFFLWLMRRRAPA; translated from the coding sequence GTGACGGTCCGGTCGCGGCTGCCCTACGCCCTGGTGGTGGGCGCGTTGGTGGTGCTCCTGCTGCTCGTGATGACCGCGGGTGTGGCGATCGGATCGGTGCCGATCGCGCCGCGGCAGGTGTGGCAGATCGTGTTGAACGGCATCCATCCGGCACTGGCCGAGCAGACCTGGCCCGCGGTACGCACCTCGATCGTGCTGGACGCACGCCTGCCGCGGGTGGTGCTCGCGGCGGTCGTGGGCGCCGGATTGGCTGCGTGCGGGATGGTTCTGCAGGCCGTCGTGCGCAATCCGCTCGCCGATCCGATGCTGCTCGGCGTGTCCTCGGGCGCGACGGTCGGGGCGGTCGCCGTACTGGTCGCGGGGGCCGGTGTGCGGCAACTGGTCACGCTGCCGGTTGCCGCGTTCGTCGGTGCGCTCGCGGCACTGGTCGCGGTGTACTTCCTTGCGCGTTCCGGCGGACGGATGACCACGGTGCGGCTAATCCTGGCCGGCGTCGCGGTCGCCGAGGTGCTCTCCGCGGTGGCGAGCCTGCTGATCGTCACCTCCGACGACCCGCACAAGGCACAGGCCGCGTTGCGGTGGATGCTGGGCGGTCTCGGCGGCGCGACCTGGCGCGCGGTGTGGATTCCGGCCGTGGTGGTGTTGATCGGCGTCGTGGTCCTGCTCGCGGTGACCAGGCCGCTGAACCTGCTCTACACCGGGGAGGAGGCCGCGGCCTCGCTCGGACTGGATGTCCATCGTTTCCGCGCGGCGATGTTCGTGGTGGTGGCCCTCATGGTCGGTGCGATGGTCGCGGTCAGCGGGTCGATCGGCTTCGTCGGCCTGATCATGCCGCACGCGGTGAGATTCCTTGTCGGCGCGGATCACCGGCGCGCGCTGCCCGCGGTGGCGTTGCTGGGTGCGGCGTTCCTGGTGGTGTGCGACATCGCGGCCAGAACCGTCGGCGCTCCCGAGGAACTGCCTGTGGGTGTGCTCACCGCGCTCGTGGGCGGACCGTTCTTCCTGTGGTTGATGCGACGGAGGGCACCGGCATGA
- a CDS encoding permease has protein sequence MAAVAMNLAVARWRPNSMQVLVFGIVGLALAGTTLRAFVADTPDVATAATVFCGVFVQALPFLALGVVISGLIAVLVTPDRLARWLPRRTSAAIVVAGVGGAALPGCECGSVPVARRLFGDGAGAGTDKGTGKGHVGAAALTFMLAAPAINPVVLVATAVAFPEHPQMVAARCAASLLTAIIMGAAWARFGNPAWITHRLTRPDHSAGSRWAAFTEAARHDFLSACSYLVVGAAAAAALHVLVPPWVYEHVAGQIALGVITMAVLAVVLALCSEADAFVAASLTMLPLLPRLVFLVVGPAVDIKLFAMQAGMFGRAFAIRFAPATFAVATLVATVVGLLILGPR, from the coding sequence ATGGCCGCCGTGGCCATGAACCTGGCGGTGGCTCGTTGGCGGCCGAACTCCATGCAGGTGCTCGTGTTCGGCATCGTCGGCCTGGCGCTCGCCGGAACCACGCTCCGCGCGTTCGTGGCGGACACGCCGGACGTCGCCACCGCGGCCACGGTGTTCTGCGGGGTGTTCGTCCAGGCCCTGCCGTTTCTGGCGCTCGGCGTGGTGATCAGCGGGCTCATCGCGGTGTTGGTCACGCCCGACCGGCTCGCGCGCTGGTTGCCACGGCGCACGAGCGCCGCGATCGTGGTGGCCGGTGTCGGCGGGGCGGCGTTGCCCGGGTGCGAGTGCGGGTCGGTGCCGGTGGCACGCAGGCTCTTCGGGGACGGCGCCGGCGCGGGCACTGACAAGGGCACTGGCAAGGGGCATGTGGGTGCCGCCGCATTGACGTTCATGCTTGCGGCCCCCGCGATCAACCCCGTGGTGTTGGTCGCGACCGCGGTCGCATTTCCCGAGCACCCCCAGATGGTCGCGGCGCGCTGTGCGGCGTCACTGCTCACCGCGATCATCATGGGTGCGGCGTGGGCCCGGTTCGGCAATCCGGCGTGGATCACGCACCGCCTCACCCGGCCGGACCACAGCGCGGGGTCGCGCTGGGCCGCGTTCACCGAGGCAGCACGGCACGATTTCCTCTCGGCATGCTCGTATCTCGTCGTCGGCGCGGCCGCGGCCGCCGCACTGCACGTACTGGTCCCGCCCTGGGTGTACGAGCATGTCGCGGGCCAGATCGCGCTCGGAGTCATCACGATGGCGGTGCTGGCGGTCGTGCTGGCGCTGTGTTCGGAGGCCGACGCCTTCGTCGCGGCCAGCCTGACCATGCTGCCGCTGCTGCCGCGCCTGGTGTTCCTGGTCGTCGGGCCCGCGGTCGACATCAAGCTGTTCGCCATGCAAGCCGGGATGTTCGGCCGCGCGTTCGCGATCCGTTTCGCTCCTGCCACATTCGCGGTGGCCACACTGGTCGCCACGGTTGTCGGACTGCTCATCCTGGGGCCACGGTGA
- the bluB gene encoding 5,6-dimethylbenzimidazole synthase codes for MPRHAFSPSERQAVYRAITERRDMRQFVPGSTVSDEVLSRLLHAAHAAPSVGLMQPWRFIRITDDTLRSRIHALVDEERVNTADALGPRAQEFLALKVEGIRECAELFVVALGEGRERHVFGRRTLPNMDLASVSCAIQNMWLAARAEGLGMGWVSIFEPQPLAELLGMPDGAEPVAILCLGPVPEFPDRPVLEIEHWTTGRPLPEFVSENGWPEHASV; via the coding sequence GTGCCTCGACATGCGTTCAGCCCCAGCGAACGGCAAGCCGTATACCGAGCGATCACCGAACGCCGTGACATGCGCCAGTTCGTCCCGGGCAGCACCGTCTCCGATGAGGTCCTGAGCCGGTTGTTGCACGCCGCGCACGCCGCGCCCAGCGTGGGCCTCATGCAACCGTGGCGGTTCATCCGCATCACCGACGACACCCTGCGCAGCCGGATCCACGCGCTCGTCGACGAAGAACGCGTCAACACCGCCGACGCACTCGGACCGCGCGCGCAGGAGTTCCTGGCGCTGAAGGTCGAGGGTATCCGGGAGTGCGCGGAACTGTTCGTCGTCGCGCTGGGCGAAGGCCGCGAACGGCACGTGTTCGGCCGCCGCACGCTGCCCAACATGGATCTCGCGTCGGTGTCGTGCGCGATCCAGAACATGTGGCTGGCGGCGCGCGCCGAAGGGCTCGGCATGGGGTGGGTGTCGATCTTCGAGCCGCAGCCGCTCGCCGAGCTGCTGGGTATGCCTGACGGCGCCGAACCCGTCGCCATCCTGTGCCTCGGCCCGGTGCCGGAATTTCCGGACCGGCCGGTCCTGGAGATCGAGCACTGGACGACAGGTCGTCCCCTGCCGGAGTTCGTATCGGAGAACGGCTGGCCCGAGCACGCGTCCGTGTAA
- a CDS encoding TIGR03943 family putative permease subunit — protein MSRESENALLLLIGVSTAIITVTGSYTRYVKPSLLPYLAATAGLLIALALVAIVRDIRRGGHHDDDSDNQDHSHRRGVAWLLLIPIVLLAFVAPPAIRPDAASVTEVANDSVRRPFPPLPEGHAPEISLPDVLIRIAQDSAATLDGRTITVTGFTMRDGDHIDLARIVIICCAADAQLARIRLAGPAAAQAVTYPENSWIKVEGTVAAAQDASTRRTIPTMTAARLSRIDPPPHPYAY, from the coding sequence GTGAGCCGCGAGAGCGAGAACGCGCTGCTGCTCTTGATCGGGGTGAGCACCGCGATCATCACGGTCACCGGGTCCTACACCCGATACGTCAAACCGTCGCTGCTGCCCTACCTGGCCGCGACCGCGGGTCTGCTCATCGCACTGGCGCTGGTTGCGATCGTGCGCGATATCCGCCGTGGCGGCCATCACGACGATGATTCCGACAACCAGGACCACTCGCATCGACGCGGCGTCGCGTGGTTGCTGCTCATCCCCATCGTCCTGCTGGCGTTCGTGGCGCCGCCTGCTATCCGTCCCGACGCCGCGTCGGTGACCGAGGTCGCCAACGACAGCGTGCGCAGGCCGTTCCCGCCGCTGCCGGAAGGTCATGCCCCGGAGATCTCCCTGCCGGACGTACTGATCCGCATCGCACAGGACTCCGCCGCAACCCTCGACGGTCGAACGATCACCGTCACGGGTTTCACCATGCGCGACGGTGACCACATCGACCTCGCCCGCATCGTCATCATCTGCTGTGCGGCCGACGCCCAGCTCGCCCGCATCCGGCTGGCCGGCCCCGCGGCCGCACAGGCGGTGACCTACCCCGAGAACTCCTGGATCAAAGTCGAGGGCACAGTCGCTGCGGCGCAGGACGCTTCGACACGACGCACGATCCCCACCATGACAGCCGCGCGCCTGTCCCGCATCGACCCGCCGCCACACCCCTACGCGTACTGA
- a CDS encoding ABC transporter substrate-binding protein — translation MAARRSIACWSVVSAIALVASGCTSTSASDAGQAAAPGFPITVDNCGVTTTYERPPTRAVALNQHAIEVLLALGLEDSMVGTSFLDDAILPEYQGAYDRIPVLADEYPSYEALLTVEPDFVYGGWDSAFDDKEGRARQRLSDAGINTHLNIEDCSAEPATMATVDEEIRTIGEIFGVEERARHLLDLLHRDLAETAESVNGVEPVRVAVYDSGEASVFTSGGKGIGNQMIEAAGAVNLFDDVQKVWADVSFEQFADRAPDVILIYDYGDESAEQKKAFLTAHPMLAHVPAIVHRRFAVLPLSSVVVGVRVAKAVDSLARQLHPDRF, via the coding sequence ATGGCGGCGCGGCGCTCGATCGCATGCTGGTCGGTGGTTTCGGCGATCGCGCTGGTGGCGTCGGGATGTACCAGTACCTCAGCGTCCGACGCCGGTCAGGCTGCCGCACCCGGATTCCCGATCACGGTGGACAACTGCGGCGTCACCACCACCTATGAGCGGCCACCCACCCGCGCCGTCGCACTCAACCAGCATGCGATCGAGGTACTGCTCGCATTGGGGCTCGAGGATTCCATGGTGGGCACCTCATTCCTCGATGACGCGATCCTGCCCGAGTATCAGGGCGCCTACGATCGCATACCGGTCCTTGCCGACGAGTACCCGTCGTACGAGGCGCTGCTGACGGTCGAACCGGACTTCGTCTACGGCGGCTGGGACAGCGCGTTCGACGACAAGGAAGGTCGCGCGCGACAACGCCTGTCCGACGCCGGCATCAACACACACCTCAACATCGAGGACTGCAGCGCAGAACCCGCGACGATGGCGACCGTGGACGAGGAGATCCGCACCATCGGAGAGATCTTCGGGGTCGAGGAGCGCGCGCGACACCTGCTCGACCTGCTGCATCGCGATCTCGCGGAAACCGCAGAGTCCGTGAACGGCGTCGAGCCGGTCCGCGTCGCGGTCTACGACAGCGGGGAGGCGTCGGTGTTCACCTCCGGCGGCAAAGGCATCGGCAATCAGATGATCGAGGCCGCCGGCGCGGTGAATCTCTTCGACGACGTGCAGAAGGTGTGGGCCGACGTGTCGTTCGAGCAGTTCGCCGACCGAGCACCGGACGTGATCCTGATCTACGACTACGGCGACGAGTCGGCGGAACAGAAGAAGGCGTTCCTGACCGCCCATCCCATGCTGGCCCACGTGCCGGCGATCGTGCACCGGCGTTTCGCGGTGCTGCCGCTGTCGTCGGTCGTGGTGGGTGTGCGGGTGGCCAAGGCGGTGGATTCGCTGGCGCGGCAACTACATCCGGACCGGTTCTAG
- a CDS encoding DUF1490 family protein yields MVWHGLLVKAATTVVTGAVGVAAYEGLRKAVAKAPVREAAVATTALALRGARKAEVGAESARLKVADVMAEARERIGEEVPPPAAGDAGHDHDH; encoded by the coding sequence ATGGTGTGGCATGGACTTCTGGTCAAGGCAGCAACGACAGTGGTCACCGGGGCTGTCGGCGTCGCGGCCTACGAGGGGCTGCGTAAGGCGGTCGCCAAGGCGCCGGTTCGTGAAGCGGCCGTGGCGACGACCGCGTTGGCTCTGCGGGGAGCGCGAAAAGCCGAGGTGGGAGCCGAGTCGGCGCGACTGAAGGTCGCCGATGTGATGGCAGAGGCGCGCGAACGCATAGGTGAGGAAGTGCCGCCGCCCGCCGCGGGCGACGCCGGCCACGACCACGACCACTGA
- a CDS encoding ABC transporter ATP-binding protein, translated as MVDATEGTGMTAEVRLHRISVVMSTTRRNRPVVDGVSLRVAPGEMVAVVGPNGAGKTTLLRTIYRAQRPTAGNVLIDGADLWKLPRKRAAQRVAAVLQEMTTDFELTVYDIVAMGRTPYKRSFESDNATDREIIASALAALDIADLAHAPFGRLSGGQKQRVLIARSLAQHTDVIVLDEPTNHLDLRHQHDTLRLLRATGSTVIAALHDLNLAAAYCDRICVLDRGQVVAVGAPREVLTVELLAEVYGVDATIGDTAGVPQITVVPGQAAPR; from the coding sequence GTGGTTGATGCGACGGAGGGCACCGGCATGACGGCGGAGGTGCGGCTGCACCGGATCTCGGTGGTGATGTCGACGACGCGCCGCAACCGACCCGTCGTCGACGGTGTCTCGCTGCGTGTCGCGCCGGGTGAGATGGTCGCGGTCGTCGGCCCGAACGGGGCCGGGAAGACGACTCTTCTGCGCACCATCTACCGCGCGCAACGCCCCACGGCAGGCAATGTGCTGATCGACGGTGCCGATCTGTGGAAGCTGCCACGTAAGCGGGCCGCACAGCGGGTCGCGGCGGTACTTCAGGAGATGACGACGGATTTCGAGCTCACCGTGTACGACATCGTGGCCATGGGCCGCACGCCGTACAAACGCTCGTTCGAATCCGACAACGCCACCGACCGCGAGATCATCGCCTCGGCACTGGCGGCGCTCGACATCGCCGATCTGGCTCACGCGCCGTTCGGCAGGCTCTCGGGTGGGCAGAAGCAACGTGTGCTGATCGCGCGGTCACTGGCACAACACACCGATGTCATCGTGTTGGACGAGCCGACGAATCATCTGGATCTGCGTCATCAACACGACACGCTGCGCCTTCTGCGTGCCACCGGATCGACGGTCATCGCGGCGCTGCACGACCTCAATCTCGCCGCCGCCTATTGCGACCGCATCTGCGTGCTCGATCGCGGGCAGGTGGTCGCCGTCGGTGCCCCGCGTGAGGTCCTGACCGTCGAGCTGCTCGCGGAGGTCTACGGGGTTGACGCCACGATCGGCGATACCGCGGGGGTTCCTCAGATCACGGTGGTACCCGGACAGGCGGCTCCGCGGTGA
- the aztA gene encoding zinc ABC transporter ATP-binding protein AztA: protein MSAVRLNRITFGYNRNPVFTDLTVEFPRAACTAVTGPNGCGKSTLLSLIAGVSRPHSGTVELCARDVALAVQRDEVARTFPITVAEAVMMGRWRRLGLLRRPSRADRDIVDFWLTELGLDDLRTCRMTELSGGQRQRTLLAQAFAQQAPILLLDEPTASLDADSAQTVYRQLRRLASSGTTIVAATHDGDALDQFEHHLSLTGLSGHAATLGSGRASTCVQPQRTASRIPSDHRTP from the coding sequence GTGAGTGCCGTCCGGCTGAACCGAATCACCTTCGGCTACAACAGGAATCCGGTGTTCACCGATCTGACGGTCGAATTTCCCCGGGCGGCTTGCACCGCGGTGACGGGACCCAACGGTTGCGGTAAGTCGACATTGCTCAGCCTGATCGCAGGTGTGTCACGACCACACTCCGGGACGGTCGAGCTGTGCGCCCGCGACGTGGCCCTCGCCGTCCAACGCGACGAGGTCGCCCGGACGTTCCCGATCACCGTCGCCGAGGCGGTCATGATGGGTCGTTGGCGTCGGTTGGGACTGCTGCGCCGCCCATCGCGCGCCGACCGCGACATCGTCGACTTCTGGCTCACCGAACTGGGCCTCGACGATCTCCGCACGTGCCGCATGACCGAGCTGTCCGGCGGTCAGCGGCAACGCACCCTGTTGGCGCAGGCATTCGCCCAGCAGGCCCCGATCCTGCTGCTCGACGAACCGACCGCGAGCCTCGACGCCGACAGCGCGCAGACCGTCTACCGGCAGCTTCGCCGACTCGCGAGCTCTGGGACCACCATCGTGGCCGCCACCCACGACGGCGATGCACTCGACCAATTCGAGCACCACCTGAGCCTTACCGGCCTGAGCGGACACGCCGCGACGCTAGGCTCGGGTCGTGCCTCGACATGCGTTCAGCCCCAGCGAACGGCAAGCCGTATACCGAGCGATCACCGAACGCCGTGA
- a CDS encoding MspA family porin: MMFALLVSVTLVSPRPANAVDNQLSVVDGQGRTLTVQQAETFLNGVFPLDRNRLTREWFHSGRATYHVAGPGADEFEGTLELGYQVGFPWSLGVGINFSYTTPNILIDGGDITQPPFGLDTIITPNLFPGVSISADLGNGPGIQEVATFSVDVKGAKGAVAVSNAHGTVTGAAGGVLLRPFARLIASTGDSVTTYGEPWNMN, encoded by the coding sequence ATGATGTTCGCTCTACTCGTGTCCGTGACGCTTGTGAGCCCCCGCCCTGCCAACGCGGTGGACAATCAGCTCAGCGTGGTCGACGGCCAAGGTCGCACGCTGACCGTGCAGCAAGCCGAGACATTCCTCAACGGCGTGTTCCCTCTCGACCGGAACCGACTGACCCGTGAGTGGTTTCACTCCGGCCGCGCCACCTACCATGTGGCCGGCCCAGGTGCCGACGAATTCGAGGGCACGCTCGAACTCGGGTATCAGGTCGGCTTCCCGTGGTCATTGGGCGTCGGCATCAACTTCTCGTACACGACCCCGAACATCCTCATCGACGGAGGCGACATCACCCAGCCGCCGTTCGGCCTGGACACCATCATCACCCCCAACCTCTTCCCCGGCGTGTCCATCAGTGCCGACCTCGGCAACGGTCCCGGTATCCAGGAGGTCGCCACCTTCTCGGTGGACGTGAAGGGCGCGAAAGGAGCGGTCGCCGTATCCAATGCGCATGGCACCGTGACCGGCGCGGCCGGCGGCGTGCTCCTGCGTCCGTTCGCCCGGTTGATCGCCTCGACGGGCGACAGCGTCACCACCTACGGCGAGCCCTGGAACATGAACTAG